In the genome of Neodiprion pinetum isolate iyNeoPine1 chromosome 2, iyNeoPine1.2, whole genome shotgun sequence, one region contains:
- the GlcT gene encoding ceramide glucosyltransferase has translation MSSVVYTLYGFAIFFMVFWCAMWVVHVLALVAGRWKLHRKIVQVPIYEAPLPGVSILKPLMGVDPNLFGNLETFFTMNYPVYELLFCVEDDSDPVLMLVHKLMEKYPHVDARLFVGGCAVGVNPKINNMHLAYESAKHELIMISDSGIKMKEDTLLDMTNYMSDRVALVHQMPFTADREGFAAAYEKIFFGTVQSRIYLAADLLRINCHTGMSALLRKAPLDEVGGLKAFGIYLAEDFFYAKSLTDRGWRITVSSQPAMQNSGHCELRSFQARLQRWAKLRVAMIPLVIVFEPLSECLLLGACASWAASLLFEWDSLVFYLVHILLWFMLDWTLLRVVQNGPLPFDKLEFVCGWLLSEITRPYLFAQAVLDPLIQWRSRVYKLKWGGIAEEVKAKVKY, from the coding sequence ATGAGCTCGGTGGTTTACACCCTGTACGGGTTTGCGATATTTTTCATGGTGTTTTGGTGCGCGATGTGGGTCGTTCACGTTCTGGCCTTGGTCGCCGGCCGCTGGAAGTTGCACAGGAAAATCGTGCAGGTACCGATTTACGAGGCGCCTCTGCCAGGAGTATCGATACTCAAGCCGCTGATGGGGGTCGACCCGAACCTCTTCGGGAACCTGGAGACCTTCTTCACCATGAACTACCCCGTTTACGAGCTGCTCTTCTGCGTCGAGGACGACTCGGACCCGGTTTTGATGCTCGTTCACAAGCTCATGGAGAAGTATCCCCATGTGGATGCGAGGCTGTTTGTTGGGGGCTGCGCGGTCGGCGTCAACCCCAAGATAAACAACATGCACCTGGCTTACGAGTCTGCCAAGCACGAGCTGATCATGATCAGCGACAGCGGGATAAAAATGAAGGAGGACACCCTCCTCGACATGACAAACTACATGAGTGACAGGGTCGCCCTTGTTCATCAGATGCCCTTCACCGCCGACAGGGAGGGATTCGCCGCTGCGTACGAGAAGATATTCTTCGGCACTGTTCAGTCTAGGATATACCTCGCTGCGGATCTATTACGAATCAATTGCCACACCGGCATGTCCGCGCTCCTGAGAAAGGCACCGCTGGACGAGGTCGGCGGGCTCAAAGCGTTCGGCATATACTTGGCCGAGGATTTCTTCTACGCCAAATCACTGACGGACAGAGGCTGGAGAATAACCGTTTCGTCCCAACCCGCCATGCAGAACAGCGGACACTGCGAGCTCAGGTCTTTTCAGGCCAGGCTACAGCGGTGGGCCAAGTTGAGGGTGGCCATGATACCGCTGGTTATTGTGTTCGAACCGCTTAGCGAGTGCCTGCTACTAGGCGCCTGTGCTTCGTGGGCAGCCAGTTTGTTGTTCGAATGGGACTCCCTTGTGTTCTATTTGGTTCATATACTTTTGTGGTTTATGCTCGACTGGACGTTACTTCGTGTCGTGCAAAACGGACCTCTTCCTTTCGACAAACTCGAATTTGTGTGCGGCTGGCTACTCAGCGAAATCACCAGGCCATACTTATTTGCTCAGGCTGTACTCGACCCTCTGATACAGTGGAGGTCCAGGGTGTATAAACTGAAATGGGGCGGCATAGCTGAGGAAGTTAAGGCGAAAGTAAAATATTAG